From Yersinia hibernica, a single genomic window includes:
- the hutU gene encoding urocanate hydratase, whose amino-acid sequence MTAKNRFRDNEIRASRGTKLTAKSWMTEAPLRMLMNNLDPEVAENPKELVVYGGIGRAARNWECYDKIVESLTHLNDDETLLVQSGKPVGVFKTHSNAPRVLIANSNLVPHWANWEHFNELDAKGLAMYGQMTAGSWIYIGSQGIVQGTYETFVEAGRQHFGGSLKGRWVLTAGLGGMGGAQPLAATLAGACSLNIECQQSRIDFRLKTRYVDEQATDLDDALARIKKYTSAGQAVSIALCGNAAEILPELVRRGVRPDMVTDQTSAHDPLNGYLPKGWGWEEYRQRAQTEPTLVVNAAKTSMAEHVEAMLAFHNMGIPTFDYGNNIRQMAQDMGVTHAFDFPGFVPAYIRPLFCRGIGPFRWAALSGDAEDIYKTDAKVKELIPDDEHLHHWLDMARERINFQGLPARICWVGLGQRAKLGLAFNEMVRTGELSAPIVIGRDHLDSGSVASPNRETEAMQDGSDAVSDWPLLNALLNTASGATWVSLHHGGGVGMGFSQHSGMVVVCDGSDDAAERIARVLHNDPATGVMRHADAGYDIAINCAQEQGLNLPMIAATQGKKA is encoded by the coding sequence AAGTTGCTGAGAATCCAAAAGAATTAGTGGTTTACGGTGGGATTGGTCGTGCGGCCCGTAATTGGGAATGCTATGACAAAATTGTGGAAAGCCTCACTCATCTGAATGATGACGAGACCTTGCTGGTTCAATCAGGGAAACCGGTTGGTGTCTTTAAAACGCACAGTAACGCACCTAGGGTGTTGATTGCTAATTCTAATTTAGTTCCTCATTGGGCCAATTGGGAGCATTTTAACGAACTGGACGCCAAAGGGCTGGCCATGTACGGCCAAATGACGGCGGGCAGTTGGATATACATTGGTAGCCAAGGCATTGTCCAGGGTACCTATGAGACCTTCGTTGAAGCGGGCCGACAGCACTTTGGCGGTAGTTTGAAAGGGCGTTGGGTGCTGACTGCGGGATTAGGTGGCATGGGGGGGGCACAACCGCTAGCGGCCACTCTCGCTGGCGCTTGTTCGCTGAATATTGAGTGTCAGCAAAGCCGTATCGATTTCCGCCTCAAAACCCGCTATGTCGATGAGCAGGCGACTGATTTAGATGACGCGCTGGCGCGTATCAAGAAATACACCTCCGCCGGACAAGCCGTTTCTATTGCTTTATGTGGTAATGCCGCTGAGATTTTACCGGAACTAGTACGCCGTGGGGTACGCCCAGACATGGTGACCGACCAAACCAGTGCTCATGACCCACTGAATGGCTATTTGCCCAAAGGCTGGGGTTGGGAAGAGTATCGCCAACGGGCGCAAACTGAGCCCACGCTAGTGGTCAATGCCGCTAAAACGTCGATGGCAGAACATGTTGAGGCGATGCTGGCTTTCCATAATATGGGTATCCCGACCTTTGATTACGGCAACAATATTCGTCAGATGGCACAAGACATGGGTGTCACCCATGCATTTGATTTTCCTGGATTTGTTCCAGCCTATATTCGCCCACTATTCTGCCGTGGCATTGGGCCATTCCGCTGGGCTGCGCTTTCCGGTGATGCAGAAGATATCTATAAAACGGATGCAAAGGTCAAAGAACTCATCCCTGATGATGAGCATTTACATCACTGGTTAGATATGGCGCGTGAGCGCATCAACTTCCAAGGGTTGCCGGCTCGCATTTGTTGGGTTGGCTTGGGGCAGCGCGCTAAATTAGGCTTAGCTTTTAATGAGATGGTAAGAACTGGTGAGTTGTCAGCCCCCATTGTGATTGGCCGTGACCATCTGGATTCTGGCTCAGTCGCCAGCCCTAACCGTGAAACCGAAGCTATGCAGGATGGTTCTGATGCTGTTTCTGATTGGCCGCTGCTCAATGCATTGCTGAATACAGCCAGTGGCGCGACGTGGGTATCTTTGCACCATGGTGGTGGTGTGGGGATGGGGTTCTCGCAACATTCAGGCATGGTGGTGGTATGTGATGGCAGCGATGACGCCGCCGAACGTATTGCTCGAGTATTACATAATGACCCAGCAACTGGCGTGATGCGTCATGCGGATGCGGGTTATGACATCGCGATTAATTGTGCACAAGAGCAGGGGCTAAACCTGCCAATGATTGCCGCAACTCAAGGGAAAAAAGCATGA
- the hutH gene encoding histidine ammonia-lyase has product MKITMTLRPGQMTLADLRHIYQHPVQISLDESAYAAIQQSVDCVQAILAEKRTAYGINTGFGLLASTRIATEDLENLQRSIVLSHAAGVGEPNDDAIVRLIMVLKINSLARGFSGIRLAVIQALIALVNAQVYPHIPLKGSVGASGDLAPLAHMSLLLLGEGKARYRGEWLDARVALAKAGLEPLTLAAKEGLALLNGTQVSTAYALRGLFEAEDLYAAASVFGSLTVEAALGSRSPFDARIHAVRGQRGQIDAANAYRHLLGERSEVSESHRNCDKVQDPYSLRCQPQVMGACLTQMRQAAEVLAIESNAVSDNPLVFAEQGDVLSGGNFHAEPVAMAADNLALTLAEMGSLSERRISLLMDKHMSQLPPFLVENGGVNSGFMIAQVTAAALTSENKGLAFPSSVDSIPTSANQEDHVSMAPRAGKRLWEMAENVRDILAIEWLAACQGLDLRKGLKTSDTLEPARQLLRKHVAYYEKDRFFAPDIEAASKLIAQRHLNELMPAHLLPSL; this is encoded by the coding sequence ATGAAAATAACAATGACACTACGCCCAGGCCAGATGACTCTGGCTGATTTGCGACATATTTATCAGCATCCCGTTCAGATATCCTTGGATGAAAGTGCCTATGCCGCCATACAGCAAAGTGTGGATTGCGTGCAGGCCATATTGGCAGAGAAACGCACTGCTTATGGTATCAATACCGGATTTGGCTTATTGGCATCGACGCGCATTGCCACGGAAGATTTGGAAAACCTACAGCGCTCGATAGTCCTTTCCCATGCTGCGGGTGTTGGTGAGCCGAATGACGATGCGATTGTACGGCTGATAATGGTGTTGAAAATTAACAGTTTAGCTCGTGGTTTCTCGGGTATTCGACTGGCCGTTATTCAGGCGCTAATAGCATTAGTTAACGCGCAAGTTTACCCACATATTCCACTCAAAGGGTCAGTGGGGGCTTCTGGCGACTTGGCTCCGTTGGCACATATGAGTTTGCTGTTGCTCGGTGAGGGTAAAGCCCGTTATCGGGGTGAATGGCTGGATGCACGTGTGGCACTGGCAAAAGCAGGTTTAGAGCCTCTTACGCTGGCGGCGAAAGAGGGGCTGGCACTCCTTAATGGCACTCAGGTTTCCACCGCTTATGCTTTGCGCGGTTTGTTCGAAGCTGAAGATCTTTACGCCGCCGCTTCTGTCTTTGGCAGCCTGACGGTTGAAGCTGCGTTAGGCTCTCGTAGCCCATTTGATGCTCGTATCCATGCCGTTAGAGGCCAGCGTGGGCAAATTGATGCCGCTAATGCATATCGCCACTTACTCGGTGAGCGCAGCGAAGTTTCTGAATCTCATCGTAATTGTGACAAAGTCCAAGACCCCTATTCTTTGCGTTGTCAGCCACAGGTCATGGGGGCTTGTCTGACCCAAATGCGTCAGGCCGCTGAAGTATTGGCGATTGAATCGAACGCGGTGTCAGATAACCCATTGGTCTTTGCTGAGCAGGGTGACGTGTTGTCTGGTGGTAATTTCCATGCAGAGCCGGTGGCTATGGCGGCAGATAATCTGGCGCTGACATTAGCGGAGATGGGCTCATTATCAGAACGCCGTATTTCGCTATTAATGGATAAACATATGTCGCAGTTACCGCCATTCTTAGTAGAAAACGGCGGTGTAAACTCTGGCTTTATGATTGCACAGGTCACCGCCGCAGCATTAACCAGCGAAAATAAAGGGTTGGCATTCCCCTCCAGTGTTGACAGCATTCCAACCTCGGCGAATCAGGAAGACCATGTTTCGATGGCACCCCGCGCAGGTAAGCGCTTGTGGGAAATGGCGGAAAACGTACGCGACATTCTGGCCATCGAGTGGCTGGCAGCATGTCAGGGGCTGGATTTGCGAAAAGGACTTAAGACATCTGATACGCTGGAGCCCGCACGCCAGTTGTTGCGTAAGCATGTGGCCTACTACGAAAAAGATCGTTTCTTTGCCCCCGATATTGAAGCTGCAAGCAAGCTGATTGCTCAACGTCATTTGAATGAACTGATGCCCGCGCATCTACTACCAAGTCTTTAA